In the Pseudonocardia sediminis genome, CAGGCTCCACGAACGACAATGTAGCACTTGATGTGCTACTCAGGGCCGGCATCGGTCGGTGCCGGGGAACGCGACGGGCCCGGCACCGCGCGTGCGGTACCGGGCCCGGGTGGAGCGTGAGCGGCTACGAGCCGTTCTTGATCCACTCCTCGAGGTGCGGGGACTCGTCGCCGATCTTCGTCGAGTCGCCGTGCCCGGTGCGCACCTGGGTGTCGCCGGGCAGCGTGAGCAGCGTGGTGCGGATCGACTCGATGATCGTGTCGAACGACGAGTACGAGCGCCCGGTCGCGCCGGGGCCGCCCTGGAACAGGGTGTCGCCGGAGAACACGACCTTCAGCTCCGGCGAGTACAGGCAGGACGATCCGGGCGAGTGGCCCGGCGTCTGCAGCACCCGCAGGTCGACGCCGCCGGCGGAGAGGACGTCACCGTCGTGCAGCTCGGCGTCGGGCTGACGGTCCGGCCAGGTCATGTCCCAGAGGACCTTCTCGGCCGGGTTCAGCCAGATCGGCGCGGAGAAGCGGTCCGCCAGCGCCGGGGCCTGGTTGACGTGGTCGTCGTGCGCGTGCGTGCAGACGATCGCCTTCACCGTGCGGTCTCCGACCGCCTGGGCGATCGCGTCCGCGTCGTGCGCGGCG is a window encoding:
- a CDS encoding MBL fold metallo-hydrolase; translation: MAGPIDHVTTSGTFNLDGGSFDVDNNVWIVGNDSEVFVIDAAHDADAIAQAVGDRTVKAIVCTHAHDDHVNQAPALADRFSAPIWLNPAEKVLWDMTWPDRQPDAELHDGDVLSAGGVDLRVLQTPGHSPGSSCLYSPELKVVFSGDTLFQGGPGATGRSYSSFDTIIESIRTTLLTLPGDTQVRTGHGDSTKIGDESPHLEEWIKNGS